AGCGGGTCCCCATTTCCCGCTTGCAGTGGAGCACGTAATGTGGCGTTCAACCATGGTTCAACACATTTCTGGCGAGCGTCGCCCACGGCATTTCTGAATCTTTGTCATTGCGTTGGGCCTTAAATAATCTAGGAACAAAATAGCGCATAGCCCTCTACCTGTGTCGGCCTCAGGGCAGGGTTAAGCCGACGAAACAAAAGGGAGCCGTTTCTTGGCCTAAATTttaatcatcagcctattttatgtccactgcaggacgaaggcctctccctgtgaccACCAATTACCtctgttctgcgccaaccgattccaactagcgcctgcgaattttcgAGTTTCAtaaccccacctagtcttctgccgtcctcaactgcgcttcccttctcttggcacccattctgtaaccctaatggtccaccggttatctaacctacgcaatacgtgacctgcccagctccatttatttatcttaatgtcaattaaaatatcggctatccctgtttgctctctgatcgacaccgctcttttcctgtctcttaacgtgatgcctaacattcttcattccatcactctttgcgcggtccttaacttgttctcaagcttctttgtcagaaTCCAAGTCTCTGCCaaatatgtcagcaccggtaaaatgcactgattgtacaccttccttttcaatgataatgataagcttccagtcaagagctgGCAGTGTcagccatatgcgatccaacccatttttattcttctgtaaatttacttctcatgatcagggtccccctGTGAGTAAGTGACCTAGGTAAAATTAACGTACTCagtcacagactctagaggctgactggcgatcctgaactcttggttccttgcccggctattgatcattatctttgtcttctgcatgtaaatcttcaaccccactcctacactccctgttaaggtcctcaatcatttgttgtaactcgtccccagtgttgctgaacaggacaatgtggtctgcaaattgaaggttgctgagatattcgccgttaatccctacttctaagccttcctagtttaatagcttgagtacttcttccaagcacgcagtgaatagcattggagagattgtcttcttgtctgacccctttctttataggtaccttcctgcttttcttttgggAAATTAAGgtatagctgtggaatctctgtagatactttccaagatatttacgtaagcgtcctgtaatccttgattacgtaatgcctctatgactgctcgtatctcgactgaatcaaaagctttttcgtatctgaaagccatatatagagactgattgtactgtgcagatttctcgattacctgattgatcaCATGGATgcgattcattgtagagtatcccttcctgaaacatgcgtgtttccttggttgactaaagtccaaagtccagcgttgcccttattctattggacatcatcttggtgaatattttatataatattggaagtaagctaatggacctataatttTCCATTCTTTaccgtcttcctttttgtggattagtataatgttggcattcttccagttctctgggacccttgaagtcgatacaGTTCGTACAAAGGGCcactagtttttcaagcattatgtctactccatctttgattaaatcgactggtagtccatcttctcctgccgcttttccccgtttcatgtcttgcaaggcccttttaacttcatcgctagttataggagcctgtgtaacctgttcattactacttggAACGGAGGTATCGTTACTGCTTTGGGttctgtacaggtcagtatagaatttttccgctgcttttactatatcttcgagattgctgatgatattaccctgcctatctttcagcgcatacatcttggtttgtccgatgcctagtttccttctcactgttttcaggctgcgtaccttttttactgcttcctcagtcatTCTCACGTtacaatttcgaatatcccttatctTCTCCTATtcgattagttttgacagttccgcgaattctatcttatctcttgagttggacattttcattctttcttttctttattgggttctttgttacttcggagaccttacctactggttgccttggtgccttacctcccacttcagtttctgcttctgaagccagcctagttacggtttcattcattttCGCATTTTCAGAACCGAAAAATAACTATTCGCAAACTGTAAAGAGAAATATTTTCCCTCAATTGTATAGATTGAGGGAAATGAATAACGACACCGTGAGCTACTTTGGCAGCCATAGTGCACGAGGCCGCGTGTTTGATTCCCGGCCGCATTCAGAGGGGGACACGAATGCAAAAACGACTGCACGCGTATAGTCATCGCTGTGCACTAAACAACCACGGGTTCTAATGATTAAAACTAGCCCCCATCTACGGTGTCTCTTACACCCTCGCTGTAGCTTGGAGACACAAAGTTGAGCGAATCGAAAGCAAAAAAGACCAGCCATCAGTGTGGACCGACCGACCCGGCTGTACCTACTCTTTACAGACGTTTATGCAATGAGGGCAAGCTTCCCTCCTCTTCCCTTTGATGCTACCCCGTCCCTGGCTGTGAGCCTAACTCCATCTGATTTTGGTTCAACGTCAAGGAGGGCATACTTGAAATGTTTTAGTTGTTCTGGCTTCACTTATCGCTTCATGTGCACGTCTCGCCTATTGCGGAAATGTTTAAAAGACACCCAAGAAGGGTTAAACGAATTCCCAAGAGCGTCTattgttaggaaaaaaaaatatgaatgtcTCGTTTACCGACTAACGGCACCTTTTCTTCTGACCAGGCGGACCCGGACAAGACGATTACCCACAAGGTGAACTTTGACATCGCCATCGGGGATAAAGACGTCGGCCGCGTTGTCATCGGCCTATACGGCAAAGTGGCGCCAAAGACTGTCCGCAATTTCGTCGCTTTCGCCGGAGAGGGCTACGAGGGCTTGAAGTACGAGGGCACCGTCTTCCACAGGGTCATTAAGGAGTTTATGATTCAAGGTACGTGCATGTGCGTTAAGATGCCTGATAATGAAGTTTCCTGCCGTGGCGTAATTCCTGTCTCGATGAATGGCCAAAAGAATAATAGCGAGATGAGTGTCTCAACGTGAAGGGATATAGGTTTAAGTGTCGTTAGAAAGCTGATGGTGAAATTCACACGGCCGAAAGTTCACACGATAAGCTCTGTGTGTTTCGTACCTTCACAAATACGGTGTTAGCGCTTGAATTTTTAGTGAAATTATCTGGCACGATCCTCCACCTTCATTCTTGGAAATGTTCGTTGTTTTTCTTGGGCCGTGAGCTATGACACCGTATAATAGCAAATGGCTcacgccagtttttttttctttttgttcacccGGTTCTATGCCTACGCTTTGTGTTCTTTGGTTCATCCGGCGCTCTGCCGACGCTTTGTGTAGGCGGTGACGTGCAGAAGCAGGAAGGCCGTGGCTCTATCAGTCTCTATGGCCGGTACTTCGACGACGAGACTTTCGCCCTGACGCACGACGGACCTGGCACGCTCAGCATGGCCAATGCCGGTAAGCTATACGGACCAACTTCAAGGCGACACCGCTTGCACGCCGATCTCCAGTATCCGGCCATTGGCGCATTTAAAAATTTTCACTCCGATCCAGTCGTAACCGAGTTACTCAGTTACGCAGACTTTTACGTTTACTGTGAGCACCGTGGATGTTTCGGAAATCCGTATCAAGCTCGATTCACACGGGCGAACAAGTGAGCTCTGCGTGTAAAGACTAGGTATCAGGTGAAATTATCCATCCCAACGCACGATGCGCCGTTAATTGCAGTGCAGGTGACGGAACGGGACAATA
This Dermacentor albipictus isolate Rhodes 1998 colony chromosome 1, USDA_Dalb.pri_finalv2, whole genome shotgun sequence DNA region includes the following protein-coding sequences:
- the LOC135911022 gene encoding uncharacterized protein encodes the protein MSGTICVIVVLVALLGNAACADPDKTITHKVNFDIAIGDKDVGRVVIGLYGKVAPKTVRNFVAFAGEGYEGLKYEGTVFHRVIKEFMIQGGDVQKQEGRGSISLYGRYFDDETFALTHDGPGTLSMANAGKNTNGAQFFITTVATPWLDGHHVVFGKVIDGLDVIRKVENTKTTRNDAPVDPVVIKRSSVETLVGI